The proteins below come from a single Pseudarthrobacter sp. SSS035 genomic window:
- a CDS encoding phage major capsid protein translates to MTRSMIEMLTERRNQAEAKARAIIDRAESEKRELTPAENTEFDTLAADMDSVRSHVERLRSFNDDAASMASALGNIPGAPGSTSARSEDRSGQWIRTDTGAPAALRSGQRFEDHETIQGNTERASGAEAAALDRYSGSGDMLRALATTGGGSAVVPTVWNGQMIDLARNHSAVMQAGASIVPMLAKTVNIGRLTGDPTAAFRAEASAIADSTPVFDNVQLDSKTLSARVDVSMEWLQDSDNGGALIENALAQQIAQKIDLIALYGGIVAGAGSINLPTPPNPRGVLAALNATKPANVLGAATNGTIQTAGSYWSEVLDTIYTVRDGNETPTGLIWSTKLARQYAKATDTTGQPLQLPSDVADIPRFASNQIPSGYTQGTMASRATDLFVGAWDNLLIGQRLGLTLQVATELLAATGQVAIFAHWRGDVQPARPGAFAVYKAIQGAA, encoded by the coding sequence TTGACCAGATCCATGATTGAAATGCTCACCGAGCGCCGTAACCAGGCCGAAGCGAAGGCCCGCGCCATCATCGACCGTGCCGAATCCGAGAAGCGCGAGCTGACGCCGGCCGAGAACACCGAATTCGACACCCTCGCTGCAGACATGGACAGCGTCCGCAGCCACGTCGAACGGCTCCGGTCCTTCAACGACGACGCCGCCAGCATGGCAAGCGCCCTCGGCAACATCCCCGGTGCCCCCGGCAGCACCAGCGCTCGCAGCGAGGACCGCTCAGGCCAGTGGATCCGCACTGACACCGGGGCCCCAGCCGCGCTCCGCTCCGGCCAGCGTTTTGAGGACCATGAAACCATCCAGGGCAACACAGAACGGGCCTCCGGCGCGGAAGCCGCGGCCCTTGACCGGTACAGCGGCAGCGGCGATATGCTCCGCGCACTGGCCACCACGGGCGGCGGCTCCGCGGTGGTCCCCACGGTCTGGAATGGCCAGATGATCGACCTGGCACGGAACCACTCCGCGGTAATGCAGGCCGGCGCGTCCATTGTCCCGATGCTCGCGAAAACCGTAAATATCGGGAGACTGACCGGTGACCCCACCGCTGCTTTCCGTGCCGAAGCCAGCGCCATAGCCGACTCCACTCCGGTATTTGATAACGTCCAGCTCGATTCCAAGACACTCTCGGCCCGCGTAGACGTGTCCATGGAATGGTTGCAGGACTCGGACAACGGCGGCGCTCTCATTGAGAATGCCCTGGCACAGCAAATCGCCCAGAAAATCGACCTCATTGCGCTTTACGGCGGCATCGTGGCCGGCGCTGGCTCTATCAACCTGCCGACGCCCCCGAACCCCCGCGGCGTACTCGCTGCACTGAACGCCACCAAGCCAGCCAACGTGCTGGGAGCTGCCACCAACGGCACCATCCAGACCGCCGGCAGCTACTGGAGCGAAGTGCTGGACACCATCTACACCGTCCGCGACGGGAACGAAACGCCAACCGGCCTGATCTGGAGCACCAAGCTCGCCAGACAGTACGCCAAGGCCACCGACACCACCGGCCAGCCGCTCCAGCTGCCGTCCGACGTGGCCGACATCCCCCGCTTTGCCAGCAACCAGATCCCGTCCGGCTACACCCAGGGAACCATGGCCAGCCGCGCCACTGACCTCTTCGTAGGAGCATGGGACAACCTCCTGATCGGCCAGCGGCTGGGGCTGACGCTCCAGGTCGCCACGGAACTCTTGGCAGCAACAGGTCAGGTTGCGATCTTCGCCCACTGGCGCGGCGACGTGCAGCCGGCGCGGCCGGGAGCGTTCGCCGTCTACAAGGCCATCCAGGGCGCCGCGTGA
- a CDS encoding type 1 glutamine amidotransferase domain-containing protein produces MKKILMVLTSVSEIGDTGEKTGYNVAEAAHPWKVFKDSGHFVDFASIQGGQPPRDKVDSKDPLQVAFAEDETTRAGLYNTARVDVVDPDQYDAVFLVGGHGTMWDFPDSEGLQNLVASVYNAGGVVGAVCHGPAGLLKVELANGFRLVEGRKVAAFTNDEEVAAGKDKVIPFFLADRLEEQGATHVSAGVFEEKVVVDDRLVTGQNPASAAGVAKEMEKLLAEVIHQEKAEEQHEAEALRAEKDAEKNARKAAAAGTEH; encoded by the coding sequence ATGAAGAAAATCCTCATGGTACTGACCAGCGTTTCCGAGATCGGCGATACCGGAGAGAAGACCGGATACAACGTGGCCGAGGCTGCACATCCCTGGAAGGTCTTCAAGGATTCCGGGCATTTCGTCGACTTCGCGTCCATCCAGGGCGGCCAGCCCCCGCGCGACAAGGTGGACTCAAAAGATCCCCTCCAGGTCGCCTTCGCGGAGGACGAGACCACGCGCGCCGGTCTCTACAACACTGCCCGCGTCGACGTGGTTGATCCCGACCAGTACGACGCCGTCTTCCTCGTGGGAGGCCACGGCACCATGTGGGACTTCCCGGACAGCGAAGGATTGCAGAACCTTGTAGCCAGCGTCTACAACGCCGGCGGCGTGGTGGGCGCTGTCTGTCACGGGCCGGCCGGACTGCTTAAGGTCGAGTTGGCCAACGGCTTTCGGCTGGTCGAGGGCAGGAAGGTTGCTGCATTCACGAACGACGAGGAGGTTGCCGCAGGGAAGGACAAGGTCATCCCGTTCTTTTTGGCAGACCGGCTTGAGGAACAGGGCGCCACCCATGTCTCCGCTGGTGTCTTTGAGGAAAAGGTCGTGGTCGACGACCGGCTGGTGACCGGCCAGAACCCAGCGTCAGCGGCCGGCGTGGCCAAGGAGATGGAGAAGCTCCTTGCAGAGGTCATCCACCAGGAAAAAGCCGAGGAGCAGCACGAGGCGGAGGCTCTGCGCGCCGAGAAGGACGCCGAGAAGAACGCCAGGAAGGCTGCTGCGGCAGGCACCGAGCACTAG